A portion of the Oreochromis niloticus isolate F11D_XX linkage group LG10, O_niloticus_UMD_NMBU, whole genome shotgun sequence genome contains these proteins:
- the LOC102079550 gene encoding protein FAM111A-like, with protein sequence MMASRNEVPRDTFEEEEPHLTHSFDWSYMNNKSKYTCNQVQTIKDCLKKSPKFCKAAEKQEDKELVIVRNGKVIASHFPCSIIKDECLILKFVKAVENPQEPVSGSGCPYTSGRSSKLVIFHVLTRGGKNVVKILKNPVLKKEMQELTVYAYKNETVEQALRRDGRFLSTVFSKNCVLSNTSTEVEIEMCILVDDIDGETFKIKLLDNSNPPESQPGSLDDAYVLQSESQASDSGGNDELSQQTNPVKSETDNTVEKKTDLCGNMAPGNQLPDFKKLHVDLSAQFNILVKGEKGQVPKLSHIQNLFRLEFGSSAERCQDVKTMKKLMELSNSVCQVRINGKPRGSGFLLFGNFVLTNAHVIRDFCNDNGGLKEKVAVTFSFESLEEKDGLIDVEEVVGIEYIPEVSGTDWALLKLSTDQNLPDGLLKHSAFVRHSGGICIIGYPGESVKKIDVCLVVSQNDRRQVAERHWRDNQDCVQLLTDRFFERASDYVEQRKHLLTYESCLYEGSSGSPVFNEDGNVVAMHTGGYLYNDAKGQNQSVIEYGYPFINIIERIIIQMVERKKFDVLKECLACKCDRQQDFLVGVKNHFESRNLTKFKDEKVDESLKTFFEFLSSPEPMDFD encoded by the exons ATGATGGCGAGCAGAAATGAAGTACCAAGAGACACTTTTGAG gAAGAGGAGCCTCATCTGACTCATTCTTTTGACTGGAGTTACATGAATAACAAATCTAAATATACCTGCAATCAAGTGCAAACTATTAAGGACTGCCTGAAGAAAAGTCCAAAATTCTGCAAAGCTGCAGaaaaacaggaggacaaagagCTTGTTATTGTAAGAAATGGGAAAGTGATAGCTTCACACTTTCCATGCAGCATAATTAAAGATGAATGTCTGATTCTGAAGTTTGTGAAAGCTGTGGAGAACCCACAGGAACCAGTTAGTGGCTCTGGTTGTCCCTACACTAGTGGACGATCTAGCAAGCTTGTGATATTTCATGTGTTGACAAGGGGAGGTAAAAATGTTGTCAAAATCCTGAAAAATCCAgtactaaaaaaagaaatgcaggaaCTTACAGTTTACGCATACAAAAATGAAACGGTAGAGCAAGCCCTACGAAGAGATGGTCGTTTTCTCAGTACAGTGTTCAGTAAGAACTGTGTGCTCTCTAACACAAGCACTGAAGTAGAGATAGAGATGTGCATTTTGGTTGACGATATCGATGGTGAGACTTTCAAGATCAAATTGCTTGACAATTCCAATCCACCAGAAAGTCAGCCTGGCAGTCTTGATGACGCTTACGTGCTGCAGAGTGAATCTCAGGCAAGTGATTCTGGTGGCAATGACGAGCTTTCACAGCAGACTAACCCAGTCAAGTCAGAGACCGACAacacagtagaaaaaaaaacagatctcTGTGGAAATATGGCTCCAGGAAACCAACTGCCTGATTTTAAAAAGCTGCACGTTGATTTGTCTGCACAGTTTAACATTTTGGTAAAAGGCGAGAAAGGTCAAGTTCCTAAGCTTTCCCACATCCAGAATCTTTTCCGTCTGGAGTTTGGGAGCAGTGCTGAAAGATGTCAAGATGTGAAAACAATGAAGAAGCTCATGGAACTCAGTAATTCTGTTTGTCAAGTGAGAATTAATGGGAAACCACGTGGAAGTGGTTTCCTCCTGTTTGGCAATTTTGTCCTCACAAATGCCCATGTTATCCGAGACTTCTGTAATGATAACGGTGGGCTTAAGGAGAAGGTTGCTGTGACTTTCTCTTTTGAAAGTTTGGAGGAGAAAGATGGCCTGATAGATGTGGAAGAGGTTGTTGGTATTGAATATATTCCTGAAGTGTCAGGGACTGACTGGGCTTTGTTAAAGCTCAGTACTGATCAAAATTTGCCTGATGGTCTCTTAAAACACAGTGCATTCGTTCGCCACAGTGGTGGGATTTGTATTATTGGATATCCAGGTGAAAGTGTCAAAAAAATCGATGTCTGTTTGGTTGTTTCACAAAACGACCGTAGGCAGGTTGCAGAGAGGCACTGGAGGGATAACCAAGACTGTGTTCAACTTCTTACTGATCGTTTCTTTGAACGTGCGTCAGATTATGTTGAACAACGCAAACACCTTCTGACTTACGAATCTTGTTTATATGAAGGCTCCTCTGGCTCTCCTGTCTTTAACGAGGACGGCAATGTTGTTGCAATGCATACAGGAGGGTATCTATACAATGATGCAAAGGGTCAAAACCAAAGTGTCATAGAGTATGGGTATCCTTTTATCAACATAATTGAACGCATCATTATTCAGATGGTGGAGAGAAAAAAGTTTGATGTGTTGAAGGAATGCCTCGCTTGCAAATGCGATCGACAGCAAGACTTTTTGGTTGGTGTGAAAAACCACTTTGAGAGCAGAAATCTCACCAAGTTTAAAGATGAGAAAGTAGATGAGAGTTTGAAGACTTTCTTTGAATTCTTGTCTTCACCTGAGCCCATGGATTTTGACTAG